Proteins co-encoded in one Candidatus Binatia bacterium genomic window:
- a CDS encoding MFS transporter, which yields MSAANRRAFALLFACLLSVGMGQSMLFSILPPAAREIGITPFQVSTIFATSAFLWVFVSPWWGRKSDVTGRRKIILIGLLGYATSMAALATVIRIGTERWLPASVVYPLLIASRCIFALVGSGTGPASQAYIADRTSRSERTAGVALVSAAMGLGETIGPGVGAALASFGIVAPLYLAAALAVVSAATIWHFLPETELPREQRPERPPRMRVGDRRVLPFLGVVTALQAVRATTIITLAFFLQDTLQLDAHDTVRYSGTGFVVLAIAGLFSQLVIVQRFRPAPRTMIRVGTLLMLAAFLAFVFGSNLPVYFLALAALGLGMGLVRPGAAAAASLAVTPAEQGSVAGLLGGVSVIGNVFGPMLGTALYSLDRHGPHLMNSAVMALILVLVWTNARIRRAHA from the coding sequence GTGAGCGCTGCTAATCGACGCGCCTTTGCCTTACTGTTCGCCTGCCTGCTCAGCGTGGGTATGGGGCAGTCCATGTTGTTTTCCATTTTGCCGCCAGCGGCGCGGGAGATCGGTATTACGCCGTTCCAAGTCTCCACGATCTTTGCCACCTCGGCTTTCTTGTGGGTGTTCGTCAGTCCTTGGTGGGGGCGCAAGAGCGATGTTACGGGACGGCGGAAAATCATTCTCATCGGGCTCCTCGGTTACGCTACCTCGATGGCTGCCCTCGCCACGGTCATTCGCATCGGTACCGAGCGCTGGCTGCCGGCCAGTGTGGTGTACCCGTTGCTCATTGCCTCCCGTTGCATCTTTGCCTTGGTCGGGTCGGGCACAGGCCCAGCTTCGCAAGCTTACATTGCCGACCGCACCTCGCGCAGCGAACGTACCGCTGGGGTGGCGCTCGTGAGCGCGGCCATGGGGCTCGGCGAAACCATCGGACCGGGCGTGGGGGCGGCGCTCGCATCGTTCGGTATCGTGGCGCCGTTGTACCTGGCTGCCGCGCTCGCTGTGGTGAGCGCCGCAACCATCTGGCACTTCCTCCCCGAAACCGAACTGCCGCGCGAGCAACGGCCGGAGCGACCTCCGCGCATGCGCGTGGGAGATCGGCGGGTGCTGCCGTTCTTGGGAGTCGTCACCGCGCTCCAAGCGGTGCGCGCAACAACCATCATTACCTTGGCGTTTTTCCTGCAAGATACGTTGCAACTCGATGCCCACGATACGGTGCGCTACTCGGGCACGGGTTTCGTGGTGTTGGCCATAGCAGGATTGTTTTCACAATTGGTGATCGTGCAGCGTTTCCGACCCGCTCCGCGAACGATGATTCGTGTCGGCACGTTGCTCATGCTGGCCGCTTTTCTCGCCTTCGTTTTCGGCTCCAACCTGCCGGTGTATTTCTTGGCTCTCGCTGCTCTCGGCTTGGGGATGGGGCTGGTTCGCCCCGGAGCCGCGGCCGCCGCCTCGCTCGCGGTGACTCCCGCCGAACAAGGTTCCGTCGCAGGTTTGCTAGGTGGCGTGTCGGTCATCGGCAATGTGTTCGGACCGATGCTCGGCACCGCACTTTACAGCTTGGATCGGCATGGCCCTCACTTGATGAATTCCGCAGTCATGGCGCTGATTTTGGTGCTCGTTTGGACGAATGCACGTATCCGCCGTGCGCATGCGTGA